AGCGCTGTTACAAGGAACATACGCTCATTTCGTGACTGCAGATCTTCCAAAAGACGTTTGGCTTCTCCTCCATAAGTATTCAAATCCGATGGGATGATATCCATGTCGTATCCGGCCCGGACTGCTTTTTTCTGTTCTTCGATTTTCATACGGTTGATATCCGTCACTTTGCTTTTTACCAGCTTGATTGCCTTCATCTGATCCACAGACTGGACATGCAGGTTGACGATCAGGTTCTTATCGATATCCAGAAATTCTGCCAGCATCTTATCCGTAAGCTCCGGTGCCAGGATCTGCAGATAAGAGACAGCCCCGATAGTATTTCCCATCTGGAACGTATTTCTGTCTCGGAATACAAAACTGGTCGGTGCCACATAATCCTTTGTATTGAGTCCTGTCCGGATCATGGAACCATAATCAAACTGGAAGTCTGTCATGATATCCGGATTGAAAGTCTCATACAGTATCTGCAGACGTTCCACGCCATTCAGCGGATATGCCGGAACTCCAAGGATCTTGAAGTTGTTCAGGATATCTGATTCAATACGTTCCAGCTTTGGCTTTGCTTCCCGGATATTATCCGCTTCGATGGAAAAGGTGATATATTTTGACTTCACCAGACCGTTGTTTCCTTTTGCCAGCTGCTGTTTCAACATCTTTGCGTATTCCATACGGACATCATCAAAAGCATCCTCCTGTGGTCGGATCCGGATGACCTGCTCAAACTCCTTCATGCTGCTCTTATGGTTGATAAAGCTCAGCTGAAAATGGATGCTGCTGTCAAAGTAATTGAGGAAGTCACACCAGTTTTCAAAGATTGCATTTTTATCTTCATTCTGAGCCAGCTGGTAGTTGATGTCATAAAAGCGGATACACTTAGAATAAGTTTTTCCCTGTACCCTGCAGATTCCATCTCTTCCCATTTCCTTATAAGCGATCGACTGCTGGACGGACAGTTTTTTCTGCCTGCGTTTTTCCTCCTGCTTTTCTTTTTTCTTTTTCTCTTTTCTGTCTACTTTTTTGTATCCGGTATCTGCGACAGTTTTCTTATTTTTCTTTTTTCGCAACCGTTTTTCCTCCTTTCGGTTTTCCTGTATCCGGAGACTGTCTGATCTGTTCCGGATCTGTCTCATAATAGTTTTCAGTTTCATATTTTCTAACGGGTGAACGAAGAAACTTCACCCTGATCATATGCATCAGAACATCTTCCAGATGCATCCCGTCTTTTTCGTACATGGCAAATAAAAATGCCGGTAACATCAAAAGCACCATGACTGTTGCTGCATTACTGTTTCCCATCACATTACGCAAGAGGAAATAGCTTGGAATTCCCATTGCAGCACCTATCCCGATACAGATCAACTGTCTTTTGGTCAGGTTAAATGCTACTTTATTCTTTACCTTCGTTAAATCTTTCGGTACGCTGACATATGCCATGATTTTCACTCCTTTCTGTAATTTAGTGCGCGTTAAATATCGACTTACTTAAGGATGCCGTCTTAAAGAGGCTATAGCATAAGATTACTGTGTAAGCCATAACGCCAAATAATGAAGAACTCAGATTATCTGAATACTGGATACCTGCAACAAGCACTGCATAGATTGCAACGCATACCATCATCAGAAATGCCTGGAAAGCCAGGGCAAAGAGTCCTCTGAAATAATTTGTGCCGATCTGTCCCCATTCTCTGTTGCTCATAGTTGCGAATGGAATCGGCGCAACTGAGGTATATAGGTAAATCTCTATCATACGTCCATACATAATCACTGTGATCAGTACAGACAGGATTCTCATACAGAAGCCGGCGATAAGGGTTTCCAGCGCCAATACAACAAGTTCTCCGATTTCCATACTTTCCAGTGTTGCGGAAAGATCCGTCAATGCCGAAGAAATATCAATGGCGGTACTTCCTGTGATAACACCGGCCGCAGAATTAACTACGTGCTGGCCCACATCGAATACCGCCATTGTGATCGTAAATGTGTTACTCACCAGATATACAGCGATCCACATTTTTACGAAGTACTTGAAAAACATCCAGGTATCAATATCATGCATGTTGTTACGCTCGGTCAGCATAGAAATCAATTCGTAGCAGAGTACGAGTGTAATAATAATACCTGCGATCGGCATGATCACGGAATCTGATAAGTTCCGGATCATACTGAATATGCTGCCGTTCCACCCTTGAGGGGTCTGTCCAACCTGGGTAGCGATCTCACCGGTCTTTTGATTGACATCAGTAAACATCGTGTCCAGGTTGGAAGTGATCATCCCGGTTAAGAGTTCCCTCATCCATTCCTCAATCGCATCAAAAATCTGACTGAACATGGATCTCTACTCCTTTCTCTTAACCAAATAATCCACTCAGAAGCGGGATCAGCTGTGTTCCGATTAGGATAACACCACCACCGCTCATCAGCTGTTTTATCCCCAATTAGGTGTAAAATTCTGCTCGATGGCGGGCGGCGGCGTACAAAAATCTATATGGTGTTTTTAAGAGAACCATCCAGGCGGGACAGGTCAGGCAGTGACCTGTTCCACCTCCGGGATGGGTTTGAGATTAAAATGAATTTCGATAGAAATGTGTCTTGTTTTATCTTCGTCAATGCGCTCATGCACGACGATTTCTTTGATTAAGCGGTTAAGGGTGGCTGCATCCAGCTCTGTGATGTTGGCGTATTCCTGAATGGCTTCCACCCATTGTTTTGCATCATTGGCAAGCTGGACTTCATCGGACAGCCGCTTTCTGCCCTCGGACACTTTTGTTTTAAGCTCCGTCTGCTCGGTCTGCGTCTTTTCCAGCATGGTGTTGAAGTTCTGCTCACTGATACGCCCTGCAATCATATCCTCATAAAGCCGCATTACCATTTTGTCCAGAACCTCAATCCGTTCCTCGTCCCTTGTAAGGGAGCGTTCCATTGCTTCCCGCTGTTCCCGCTGCTCGGCTTCACAGGTATTGGTCAGGCGGTCGGCAACCGCTTCTCCGTCCATCAGGGCAGCTCTGGCACATTCCCGGATTTTCCGCAGCACATGACTGTAAAGGGTGTCATAATCAATCCGGTGCTGGGTGCAGTGGTTCTTTCCAAAGGCATTGTAGGTCTTGCAGGAGTAAATCCGCTGGGGATGTTTTGCGTTTGTGTAGCGTATCGTCAGCGACTTCCCACACTCGCCGCATTTTATCAGTCCGGCAAACAGGCTGATTTCATTGGTCTGCCCCGGACGCTGGCGGGATTTCAGCTTGTTCTGCACAATATCAAAGCTCATGCGGTCAATCAGCGGTTCGTGCTGTCCCTCAACCACAACCCAGTCCTCCGGTTTCTTTTCCCCAATCGTGCCGATTTTGAAGCGGTAGTCTTTTTTCTGGGAAGCAATCGCCCCGGTGTAGACGGGATTCATCAAAAGGTCTTTGATAACGGAGAAGTCCCACATATACCGCCCGTTTTCCGGGTCTTTCTTTTCCCATTTGGTGCGGGTATTGCGAAGCCCCCGTTCCCGGTTCCACCATGTGGGGCAGGGGATTTTTTCTTCCTCCAGCCGTCTGCGGATATAGTTCGGACCATGACCGTTTAGGGCATATCCGAAAATCAGCCGCACAATCGGGGCGGTTTCCTCGTCAATGAGCAGATGGTTTTTGTCCTCCGGGTCTTTCCGATACCCAAACGGGGCAAGACACCCGGTAAACTGTCCTTTCTGCGCTTTCAGAAGATAAGAGGAATGGACTTTCTTGGAAATATCCTTGCTGTACATCTCGTTCAGGATATTCTTGAACGGGGCAATGTCGTTGTTATCCCGTAAGGTGTCGATACCGTCATTCATGGCGATATAGCGCACCCCGTTTCTTGGGAAAAAGTCCTCAATCAAATGCCCGGTTTGCAGATAGTTACGCCCCAGTCGGCTGAGGTCTTTCGTGATAACAAGGTTGATTTGCCTGCGCTCAATGGATCTCAACATTCTCTGTAAATCAGGACGCTCCATATTAAGACCTGTGAAGCCATCGTCCTGATAGACTGCCACAACCTCCCATCCCTGCTTTTCGCAGTATTTTTCCAGCATATCACGCTGGTTTGCGATACTGGCACTTTCGCCTTGCAGGTCATCGTCCTTTGACAGTCTGCAATAGACCGCTGCACGATAGCCCCCGGCAAGTGCCGAACCGATTGTTCTGTATTCCATTTCGTTCATCATAGCCATTTACCCACACAATCCAGACGGTATCCGGCTCTTTTGAACCTCATCTTCATTATACTTCAATTCTTTCTTTTTAGCAAGATATTCTTTTGTATTTGTCTTGCCGTATTTCTGGGAAATCAGGCTGACGAACACATCGGTGGCGTCCAGCTCCCCGTCAAATACAGTGGTCACATGAATCTCTGTTTTGTTTTTTGCCATAGGCAGTTATCCTCCATACATGAAAATAGCCAGACAGAGGGTGTCGGCAACGAAGTCCGGCAACGGGCTTCAAAAGACCTTGCAAACAATCTCAATCTGGCGGTGGTTACTATTTATACTTTTCTTTTATTTTTCTGTTGTTTTGGTTGTCATAGGGGAGAAAAGCCCGCAGTTATGGGTTTTTCCCCGGCAACCGGCTCGGCAACGGGATAGCAACGAAGTCGGCAACGGGCTGTCATTTTCAGAATGGAAGCTCCATCTGCTCCGTGACCTCCACAAAACCGTCCATAGATTTTTCGGGCGGGTTGTCGGTGTCCGTTGCCGGGATTTCACGCTCCCAGCCCTTTTGTCTGCCATATTCCGCAAACATTCTTGGATTGGAAAAGTAGTTCCACCCGGTAATGCACTGGTTCATTATCTCGTTGATTTCCCGGATTTCCCATTGCTTCGGCTCGTCAAAGGTGTGATTTAAGGCTTCCTTGTAGAGCTGCTTGGAACAGACCGTTTCCCCGGTGTACTTATCAAGGTAAGCCTGTATCATCCCGGCTTTGGTGTCCTCCGGCATAAAATCCCGCTGGTGTTCTTTGAGATACCGCTGCATGGCTGGGCTGAATGACAGCTTGTACCTGCCGCTTCGGTAAATCTCCATTGCTTCCGCCCACATCTGGCTGATATAGGCTCTGGAAGCGGCTTCGTCCTCCAAAATGTGAACCTCGGCTTGCTCCGGGTACACCATGACCGGGATAAATCGGCGGTTGCCGGAACGGTCAAGGGGGAGAAAGTCAAGGGCGTTGGAAGTACCGCCGAACACGCACTGACGGGGACGGTCTGCCGGGTGGGTTTCATAGGGTATCTTATAAACCTCTTTCTGTCGGCTTAGAAAAGACTTGATTTCCTCAATGCTCTTGGCATTGGCGGTTGCCATCATTTCCGACATTTCAATTATCCAGTGACCTTGCAGCTTGCGGTACACGTTATCATCGTCCAGCTTCCGCAAATCATCGGAAAACCACTCGTCCCGGACTGCCAGCAGACGGAAGAAGGTGGACTTGCCAGCCCCCTGACCGCCTACCAGACACA
This Anaerobutyricum hallii DNA region includes the following protein-coding sequences:
- a CDS encoding VirB4-like conjugal transfer ATPase, CD1110 family, coding for MQENRKEEKRLRKKKNKKTVADTGYKKVDRKEKKKKEKQEEKRRQKKLSVQQSIAYKEMGRDGICRVQGKTYSKCIRFYDINYQLAQNEDKNAIFENWCDFLNYFDSSIHFQLSFINHKSSMKEFEQVIRIRPQEDAFDDVRMEYAKMLKQQLAKGNNGLVKSKYITFSIEADNIREAKPKLERIESDILNNFKILGVPAYPLNGVERLQILYETFNPDIMTDFQFDYGSMIRTGLNTKDYVAPTSFVFRDRNTFQMGNTIGAVSYLQILAPELTDKMLAEFLDIDKNLIVNLHVQSVDQMKAIKLVKSKVTDINRMKIEEQKKAVRAGYDMDIIPSDLNTYGGEAKRLLEDLQSRNERMFLVTALFLNTAKTKQALDNAIFQTAGIAQKYNCVLKRLDYQQEEGLMSSVPLGVNHIPIKRALTTTSTAIFVPFTTQELFMAGESLYYGLNALSNNMIMVDRKKLKNPNGLILGTPGSGKSFAAKREITNAFFVTKDDIIIGDPEGEYYPLVHALGGQVVHISPTSKDYINPMDINMDYSDDDNPLGVKSDFVLSLCELIMGSRDGIEAEEKSVIDRCLPLVYQKYFADPKPENMPVLGDLYDCLRKQKEPQAQRIATALEIYVNGSLKVFNHRTNVELNNRIVCFDIKELGKQLKKIGMLIVQDQVWNRVTINRGIKSTRYYIDEFHRTRRSAC
- a CDS encoding PrgI family protein, with translation MAYVSVPKDLTKVKNKVAFNLTKRQLICIGIGAAMGIPSYFLLRNVMGNSNAATVMVLLMLPAFLFAMYEKDGMHLEDVLMHMIRVKFLRSPVRKYETENYYETDPEQIRQSPDTGKPKGGKTVAKKEK
- a CDS encoding VirB6/TrbL-like conjugal transfer protein, CD1112 family, which codes for MFSQIFDAIEEWMRELLTGMITSNLDTMFTDVNQKTGEIATQVGQTPQGWNGSIFSMIRNLSDSVIMPIAGIIITLVLCYELISMLTERNNMHDIDTWMFFKYFVKMWIAVYLVSNTFTITMAVFDVGQHVVNSAAGVITGSTAIDISSALTDLSATLESMEIGELVVLALETLIAGFCMRILSVLITVIMYGRMIEIYLYTSVAPIPFATMSNREWGQIGTNYFRGLFALAFQAFLMMVCVAIYAVLVAGIQYSDNLSSSLFGVMAYTVILCYSLFKTASLSKSIFNAH
- a CDS encoding recombinase family protein; the protein is MAMMNEMEYRTIGSALAGGYRAAVYCRLSKDDDLQGESASIANQRDMLEKYCEKQGWEVVAVYQDDGFTGLNMERPDLQRMLRSIERRQINLVITKDLSRLGRNYLQTGHLIEDFFPRNGVRYIAMNDGIDTLRDNNDIAPFKNILNEMYSKDISKKVHSSYLLKAQKGQFTGCLAPFGYRKDPEDKNHLLIDEETAPIVRLIFGYALNGHGPNYIRRRLEEEKIPCPTWWNRERGLRNTRTKWEKKDPENGRYMWDFSVIKDLLMNPVYTGAIASQKKDYRFKIGTIGEKKPEDWVVVEGQHEPLIDRMSFDIVQNKLKSRQRPGQTNEISLFAGLIKCGECGKSLTIRYTNAKHPQRIYSCKTYNAFGKNHCTQHRIDYDTLYSHVLRKIRECARAALMDGEAVADRLTNTCEAEQREQREAMERSLTRDEERIEVLDKMVMRLYEDMIAGRISEQNFNTMLEKTQTEQTELKTKVSEGRKRLSDEVQLANDAKQWVEAIQEYANITELDAATLNRLIKEIVVHERIDEDKTRHISIEIHFNLKPIPEVEQVTA
- a CDS encoding virulence-associated E family protein is translated as MNAMQPPQSVEEVKATLETTEKGGVRQSIRNCLTVFQRDPVLAGAIAYNILTDRKDIIKPIGFHRESTALTDTDMKYLLLYLEETYGLTSEKKIETAIGIVANENKYHPIRDFLNSLAWDGTERIRFCLRHFLGADVDDYTYEALKLFLLGAITRAFKPGSKFEIMLCLVGGQGAGKSTFFRLLAVRDEWFSDDLRKLDDDNVYRKLQGHWIIEMSEMMATANAKSIEEIKSFLSRQKEVYKIPYETHPADRPRQCVFGGTSNALDFLPLDRSGNRRFIPVMVYPEQAEVHILEDEAASRAYISQMWAEAMEIYRSGRYKLSFSPAMQRYLKEHQRDFMPEDTKAGMIQAYLDKYTGETVCSKQLYKEALNHTFDEPKQWEIREINEIMNQCITGWNYFSNPRMFAEYGRQKGWEREIPATDTDNPPEKSMDGFVEVTEQMELPF